A single genomic interval of Melanotaenia boesemani isolate fMelBoe1 chromosome 4, fMelBoe1.pri, whole genome shotgun sequence harbors:
- the LOC121638018 gene encoding polymeric immunoglobulin receptor-like, translated as MWSFQNFFFILCTSLSFVSSADGVIHVFGYEGRDVKISCGYDDGYEDYEKYLCKDDCSDNSDILITTIQTNKTKYFIYEDRKTRIYTVTISDLSAVDAGKYWCAVSRPGIIKDIYTGVKLEIRQEWCCVKSKNMRGIVGRAVTLQCPYPPQHQNNRKFLCKGDKYNSCTDMMSQNRFTLHNVSSSSYLVTIKDLEAGDAGTYWCGSDAQWSVGNYTKIHLSVDAGLYVVLLVSVVLLLIMASVLVIVYKCKCSKDRGDRSKPKTVDPQGVVDSEDLNEIHDAVVKMKRYHPDDTDEDQPDYENVSSEQIYNNES; from the exons ATGTGGAGCTTTCAGAACTTCTTTTTCATCCTCTGCA CTTCTCTGAGTTTTGTGAGCAGTGCAGATGGTGTAATCCATGTGTTTGGATATGAGGGCAGAGATGTTAAGATTTCCTGTGGCTATGATGATGGTTATGAGGATTATGAGAAGTATCTGTGTAAGGACGACTGCAGTGATAACAGTGATATTCTGATTACGacaatacaaacaaataaaaccaaatacttCATCTatgaagacagaaagacaagaaTCTACACCGTGACCATCTCTGATCTGAGTGCTGTGGATGCTGGAAAATACTGGTGTGCTGTGAGCAGGCCTGGTATTATAAAAGACATCTACACTGGAGTAAAACTGGAAATAAGACAAg AATGGTGCTGTGTGAAGTCAAAGAACATGAGGGGCATTGTGGGACGTGCAGTAACTCTGCAGTGTCCTTATCCACCACAACACCAGAACAACAGGAAGTTCCTCTGCAAAGGAGACAAATACAACAGCTGCACAGATATGATGAGTCAAAACAGGTTCACACTGCATAATGTTTCCTCCAGCTCCTACTTGGTCACAATCAAGGACCTGGAAGCAGGTGATGCTGGGACGTACTGGTGTGGATCAGATGCACAGTGGAGTGTTGGAAACTACACCAAGATTCATCTGTCAGTAG aTGCCGGTCTCTATGTGGTTCTCCTTGTTTCTGTGGTGCTGCTGCTAATCATGGCATCTGTGCTGGTCATAGTTTATAAGTGCAAATGTTCCAAAGACAGAG GAGACAGAAGCAAACCAAAGACTGTGGACCCACAGGGAGTGGTGGATTCAGAGGAT ctTAATGAAATTCATGATGCTGTTGTAAAAATGAAGCGTTACCATCCTGATGATACCGATGAGGACCAACCAGACTATGAAAACGTCTCATCAGAGCAAATCTACAACAATGAATCCTAG
- the LOC121637662 gene encoding polymeric immunoglobulin receptor-like, whose protein sequence is MMLQNLLITLCIALSCVSSAAEVILVSGYEGRNVTVSCPYDQGYESHDKYLCKNDCGNADVLIMTTEAQKGRYSIRDNEEKQIFTVTISNLRTIDAGKYWCGVSKTGYDIFTEVLLQVEQEWCCVKKNTLVGTVGHPLTLPCPYPPQHWDNRKFLCKGDHRNNCTDMVTSGSRFTLKDDAPSSSFLVTITELEAGDTGTYWCGSDSEWSVGNYTKIQLSVDTLPIGIVVYTVPALLILLSIALIVVFKCKLKGPEASPDREIRKFEALETKCENPEDASHPYQQSTSSSVAQTQENMYQTITASEDIYSICQ, encoded by the exons ATGATGTTGCAGAACCTGCTGATCACCCTCTGCA TTGCTTTGAGTTGTGTGAGCAGTGCAGCCGAGGTGATCCTTGTCTCTGGATATGAGGGCAGAAATGTGACGGTGTCCTGCCCCTACGATCAGGGTTATGAATCTCATGACAAGTATCTGTGCAAGAACGACTGTGGCAATGCAGATGTTTTAATCATGACTACAGAAGCACAGAAGGGAAGATATTCTATCCGTGATAATGAGGAGAAACAAATCTTTACTGTGACCATCTCTAATCTACGTACTATAGATGCTGGGAAATATTGGTGTGGAGTGAGCAAGACTGGATATGACATCTTCACTGAAGTACTGCTACAGGTAGAGCAAG AGTGGTGCTGCGTAAAGAAAAACACCCTGGTGGGAACTGTGGGACACCCCCTCACTTTGCCATGCCCCTATCCACCACAACACTGGGATAACAGGAAGTTCCTCTGCAAAGGAGACCACCGCAACAACTGCACAGACATGGTGACAAGTGGAAGCAGGTTCACGTTGAAGGATGATGCTCCTTCCAGCTCTTTCTTGGTGACAATCACAGAGCTCGAAGCTGGTGATACTGGAACATACTGGTGTGGATCAGACTCTGAGTGGAGTGTTGGAAACTACACCAAGATTCAGTTGTCAGTAG acacTCTACCCATTGGAATTGTTGTTTACACTGTTCCTGCTCTCCTGATCCTCCTTTCCATTGCTCTCATTGTAGTCTTTAAATGCAAACTGAAAG GACCTGAAGCCAGTCCTGACAGGGAAATTAGAAAGTTTGAAGCACTCGAAACG AAATGTGAAAATCCAGAAGATGCTTCTCATCCATACCAGCAGAGCACCAGTTCCAGTGTTGCTCAAACTCAAGAAAATATGTACCAGACCATCACTGCATCAGAAGATATCTACTCTATTTGTCAGTAG